A genome region from Sebastes umbrosus isolate fSebUmb1 chromosome 22, fSebUmb1.pri, whole genome shotgun sequence includes the following:
- the LOC119481832 gene encoding uncharacterized protein PB18E9.04c-like isoform X1 — translation MLNIPFEHSILVPPGGTPGFGANFGSDQTLELQHPCLTMTSPKTRYLLPLAAFLFPSIIPTVTEVVKSVSDCDQFLLEETPPQVPGILEGGRILNQNRYKPICQTFDNERRFVTLYDTQNKIPVFSAYKYRGGLGGRPRNNWKIEPQLEEDDDKNMVVGDRNKTTYDHQAGDSDYRHNGVFDRGHLFPSSHAFNISDKRSTFTLTNIVPQARKFNQGSWSRMEKCIKCVMDKYCDNNNGVTEGFVVTGAQPSTDNVLKNRINIPSMLWSAFCCYSSNMSTWLASAHWGDNVPPKEKHLQTKTLEELHQELRITGSGFKVFPGTQCPLHSTVTQLYPQINNCNCPPSITPTSTSGPLPTTSGSSQSTSGPLNPTSGPPQSSSGSPTSTSGPLPTTSGPSPSSSNPTSTSVPPQSSSGPLTSTSVHPTSTSGYPTSTSAPLTSTSVPSHSTSGPLNPTSDPPQSTSGPLNPTSVPPQSTSGPPIPTSGPPQSTSGPLTSTSGPTPSSSTSTSTSVPPQSSSGPLTSTSGPPIPTSVPPQSSSGPLTSTSGPLTSTFGPPTSTSGHPTSTSAPLISTSGPPQSTSIPSPSTSGPPQYTAVPSTSTSGPPQYTSGPLTPTSVPLTSTSGSSQFAPLTSTSGPPTSTSVPPQSTSGLLSSTSLPSN, via the exons ATGTTGAACATTCCATTTGAACATTCCATTCTCGTGCCCCCAGGAGGAACGCCGGGCTTTGGAGCAAATTTCGGTAGTGACCAAACGTTGGAATTACAACATCCGTGTTTGACGATGACGTCACCGAAGACGAGATACCTCCTCCCCCTCGCCGCCTTCCTCTTCCCGTCCATCATTCCCACAGTAACTGAAGTAGTGAAGTCGGTGTCGGACTGCGACCAGTTTCTCCTCGAGGAAACTCCGCCGCAGGTCCCAGGCATCTTGGAGGGCGGGCGGATCCTGAACCAGAACCGCTACAAACCCATTTGCCAGACTTTTGATAACGAGAGACGGTTCGTGACGCTCTACGACACCCAGAACAAGATTCCAGTGTTTTCTGCGTACAAGTACAGAGGTGGGTTAGGAGGGAGACCCCGAAACAACTGGAAGATAGAACCACAG CTTGAGGAGGACGATGACAAGAACATGGTGGTTGGAGACAGAAACAAGACGACCTACGACCACCAGGCTGGAGACTCTGACTACAGACACAACGGAGTGTTTGACAGAGGACATTTATTCCCGAGCTCTCACGCGTTCAACATCTCTGACAAAAGGTCCACCTTCACCCTGACCAACATCGTTCCACAAGCAAGAAAATTCAACCAGGGGAGCTGGAGCAGAATGGAGAAGTGCATCAAATGTGTGATGGACAAGTACTGCGACAACAACAACGGAGTTACTGAAGGCTTCGTGGTGACCGGAGCACAACCCAGCACCGACAACGTCCTCAAGAACAGGATCAATATTCCCTCCATGCTCTGGTCAGCGTTCTGCTGCTACAGCTCCAACATGTCGACGTGGCTGGCGAGCGCTCACTGGGGCGACAACGTCCCACCTAAAGAGAAACATCTGCAGACGAAGACTCTGGAGGAACTCCACCAGGAACTAAGGATCACGGGCTCTGGGTTTAAAGTGTTTCCTGGGACGCAGTGTCCTCTCCACTCTACTGTTACTCAGCTTTACCCTCAAATTAACAACTGCAACTGCCCCCCCTCCATTACACCCACTTCAACATCTGGCCCTCTCCCTACTACATCTGGCTCTTCCCAGTCTACTTCTGGTCCTCTCAATCCAACATCTGGCCCTCCTCAGTCTTCATCTGGCTCTCCCACTTCAACATCTGGCCCTCTCCCTACTACATCTGGCCCTTCCCCGTCTAGTTCTAACCCTACCTCCACATCTGTCCCACCCCAGTCTTCATCTGGCCCTCTCACTTCAACATCTGTCCATCCTACTTCAACATCTGGCTATCCTACTTCAACATCTGCCCCACTCACCTCCACATCTGTCCCTTCCCACTCTACTTCTGGTCCTCTCAATCCAACATCTGACCCTCCTCAGTCTACATCTGGTCCTCTCAATCCAACATCTGTCCCACCCCAGTCTACATCTGGTCCTCCCATTCCAACATCTGGCCCTCCTCAGTCTACATCTGGTCCTCTCACTTCGACATCTGGCCCTACCCCGTCTAGTTCTACCAGTACCTCCACATCTGTCCCACCCCAGTCTTCATCTGGCCCTCTCACTTCAACATCAGGTCCTCCCATTCCAACATCTGTCCCACCCCAGTCTTCATCTGGCCCTCTCACTTCAACATCTGGCCCTCTCACTTCAACATTTGGCCCTCCTACTTCAACATCTGGCCATCCTACTTCAACATCTGCCCCACTGATCTCCACATCTGGCCCTCCCCAGTCTACATCGATCCCTTCCCCTTCAACATCTGGCCCTCCTCAGTATACAGCTGTCCCTTCCACTTCAACATCTGGCCCTCCTCAGTATACATCTGGCCCACTAACTCCAACATCTGTCCCTCTCACTTCCACATCTGGCTCTTCCCAGTTTGCCCCTCTCACCTCCACATCTGGCCCTCCCACTTCAACATCTGTCCCACCCCAGTCTACATCTGGCCTTCTCAGTTCAACATCTTTACCCTCAAATTAA
- the LOC119481832 gene encoding mucin-2-like isoform X2 has translation MTSPKTRYLLPLAAFLFPSIIPTVTEVVKSVSDCDQFLLEETPPQVPGILEGGRILNQNRYKPICQTFDNERRFVTLYDTQNKIPVFSAYKYRGGLGGRPRNNWKIEPQLEEDDDKNMVVGDRNKTTYDHQAGDSDYRHNGVFDRGHLFPSSHAFNISDKRSTFTLTNIVPQARKFNQGSWSRMEKCIKCVMDKYCDNNNGVTEGFVVTGAQPSTDNVLKNRINIPSMLWSAFCCYSSNMSTWLASAHWGDNVPPKEKHLQTKTLEELHQELRITGSGFKVFPGTQCPLHSTVTQLYPQINNCNCPPSITPTSTSGPLPTTSGSSQSTSGPLNPTSGPPQSSSGSPTSTSGPLPTTSGPSPSSSNPTSTSVPPQSSSGPLTSTSVHPTSTSGYPTSTSAPLTSTSVPSHSTSGPLNPTSDPPQSTSGPLNPTSVPPQSTSGPPIPTSGPPQSTSGPLTSTSGPTPSSSTSTSTSVPPQSSSGPLTSTSGPPIPTSVPPQSSSGPLTSTSGPLTSTFGPPTSTSGHPTSTSAPLISTSGPPQSTSIPSPSTSGPPQYTAVPSTSTSGPPQYTSGPLTPTSVPLTSTSGSSQFAPLTSTSGPPTSTSVPPQSTSGLLSSTSLPSN, from the exons ATGACGTCACCGAAGACGAGATACCTCCTCCCCCTCGCCGCCTTCCTCTTCCCGTCCATCATTCCCACAGTAACTGAAGTAGTGAAGTCGGTGTCGGACTGCGACCAGTTTCTCCTCGAGGAAACTCCGCCGCAGGTCCCAGGCATCTTGGAGGGCGGGCGGATCCTGAACCAGAACCGCTACAAACCCATTTGCCAGACTTTTGATAACGAGAGACGGTTCGTGACGCTCTACGACACCCAGAACAAGATTCCAGTGTTTTCTGCGTACAAGTACAGAGGTGGGTTAGGAGGGAGACCCCGAAACAACTGGAAGATAGAACCACAG CTTGAGGAGGACGATGACAAGAACATGGTGGTTGGAGACAGAAACAAGACGACCTACGACCACCAGGCTGGAGACTCTGACTACAGACACAACGGAGTGTTTGACAGAGGACATTTATTCCCGAGCTCTCACGCGTTCAACATCTCTGACAAAAGGTCCACCTTCACCCTGACCAACATCGTTCCACAAGCAAGAAAATTCAACCAGGGGAGCTGGAGCAGAATGGAGAAGTGCATCAAATGTGTGATGGACAAGTACTGCGACAACAACAACGGAGTTACTGAAGGCTTCGTGGTGACCGGAGCACAACCCAGCACCGACAACGTCCTCAAGAACAGGATCAATATTCCCTCCATGCTCTGGTCAGCGTTCTGCTGCTACAGCTCCAACATGTCGACGTGGCTGGCGAGCGCTCACTGGGGCGACAACGTCCCACCTAAAGAGAAACATCTGCAGACGAAGACTCTGGAGGAACTCCACCAGGAACTAAGGATCACGGGCTCTGGGTTTAAAGTGTTTCCTGGGACGCAGTGTCCTCTCCACTCTACTGTTACTCAGCTTTACCCTCAAATTAACAACTGCAACTGCCCCCCCTCCATTACACCCACTTCAACATCTGGCCCTCTCCCTACTACATCTGGCTCTTCCCAGTCTACTTCTGGTCCTCTCAATCCAACATCTGGCCCTCCTCAGTCTTCATCTGGCTCTCCCACTTCAACATCTGGCCCTCTCCCTACTACATCTGGCCCTTCCCCGTCTAGTTCTAACCCTACCTCCACATCTGTCCCACCCCAGTCTTCATCTGGCCCTCTCACTTCAACATCTGTCCATCCTACTTCAACATCTGGCTATCCTACTTCAACATCTGCCCCACTCACCTCCACATCTGTCCCTTCCCACTCTACTTCTGGTCCTCTCAATCCAACATCTGACCCTCCTCAGTCTACATCTGGTCCTCTCAATCCAACATCTGTCCCACCCCAGTCTACATCTGGTCCTCCCATTCCAACATCTGGCCCTCCTCAGTCTACATCTGGTCCTCTCACTTCGACATCTGGCCCTACCCCGTCTAGTTCTACCAGTACCTCCACATCTGTCCCACCCCAGTCTTCATCTGGCCCTCTCACTTCAACATCAGGTCCTCCCATTCCAACATCTGTCCCACCCCAGTCTTCATCTGGCCCTCTCACTTCAACATCTGGCCCTCTCACTTCAACATTTGGCCCTCCTACTTCAACATCTGGCCATCCTACTTCAACATCTGCCCCACTGATCTCCACATCTGGCCCTCCCCAGTCTACATCGATCCCTTCCCCTTCAACATCTGGCCCTCCTCAGTATACAGCTGTCCCTTCCACTTCAACATCTGGCCCTCCTCAGTATACATCTGGCCCACTAACTCCAACATCTGTCCCTCTCACTTCCACATCTGGCTCTTCCCAGTTTGCCCCTCTCACCTCCACATCTGGCCCTCCCACTTCAACATCTGTCCCACCCCAGTCTACATCTGGCCTTCTCAGTTCAACATCTTTACCCTCAAATTAA